One window from the genome of Labeo rohita strain BAU-BD-2019 chromosome 10, IGBB_LRoh.1.0, whole genome shotgun sequence encodes:
- the ptrh2 gene encoding peptidyl-tRNA hydrolase 2, mitochondrial — MDSLYGPVALGILAGVGCGLCLGWHLSGRFGRSSRSMMAALGNSGGAGSEANVMGESGEFKMILVVRTDLKMGKGKVAAQCSHAAVSAYKQVQRRNPELLKQWEYCGQPKVVVKAPDEDCLLELLSHAKEVGLPVSLIQDAGRTQIAPGSRTVLGVGPGPADLVDKVTGHLKLY; from the coding sequence ATGGATTCTCTGTATGGGCCTGTTGCTTTGGGTATACTGGCAGGTGTAGGCTGTGGGCTCTGCCTCGGGTGGCACCTGAGTGGGCGTTTTGGCAGATCGTCCCGCAGCATGATGGCAGCTTTAGGAAACAGCGGCGGTGCTGGCAGCGAGGCCAACGTGATGGGCGAGAGCGGAGAGTTCAAAATGATCCTGGTGGTCCGAACCGATCTGAAGATGGGCAAAGGTAAAGTGGCGGCCCAGTGCTCCCACGCCGCTGTGTCCGCCTACAAGCAGGTCCAGCGCAGAAACCCAGAGCTCCTGAAACAGTGGGAGTACTGTGGTCAGCCCAAAGTGGTGGTCAAGGCTCCAGACGAGGACTGTCTGCTGGAACTTCTGTCCCACGCCAAAGAGGTCGGACTGCCGGTTAGCTTAATCCAAGACGCTGGAAGAACCCAAATTGCACCAGGTTCTCGGACAGTTCTTGGCGTGGGACCGGGACCAGCTGATCTTGTGGATAAAGTGACTGGACACCTAAAGTTGTATTGA